The following coding sequences lie in one Methanothermobacter sp. MT-2 genomic window:
- a CDS encoding histidine--tRNA ligase gives MEISRPRGTRDFLFKDMEKRKRVEETLKKVFETYGYHEIKTPIFEDLKLFTLKSGEEIVKQIYHFKDKANRDLALRPELTAPVARVYLNEMRKHPKPIKMYYYGSCFRYERPQAGRFRQFWQFGCELIGAESPQAEAEVIALAEHGLRKLGLEEFRLHIGHLGILRGILEDAGIKGKQQDKIMGLIDKGDVKELQDHLEKIRIDKDAEKLLLSLIDMKGSLEVLGVVEDLIGGCELAMESLDDLKELIKLLDDFKVENYKLDLGIARGLDYYTGIVFEIYVPSLGAQKQVCGGGTYNLIELFSGEKLQSTGFAFGFDRLITALEKQEKKSGGFQFAKVFVAPVSDSTRRVAYRIVQDLRNAGIASDVDLSGRKLRKTLSYADHLNVEKVILVGERDLKEGKVTIKDMKTGSQEPVKLEDIIEYLKEGYDLKF, from the coding sequence ATGGAGATATCAAGGCCGCGCGGAACAAGAGACTTCCTATTTAAGGACATGGAAAAGAGGAAAAGGGTTGAGGAAACCCTGAAGAAGGTTTTTGAAACCTATGGTTATCATGAGATAAAAACTCCAATCTTCGAAGATTTAAAACTCTTCACCTTAAAGTCAGGAGAAGAGATAGTGAAACAAATCTACCACTTCAAGGATAAGGCCAACCGTGACCTGGCCCTGAGACCAGAGCTCACTGCACCAGTAGCCAGGGTATATTTGAATGAGATGAGGAAACATCCTAAACCCATAAAAATGTATTATTATGGGAGTTGTTTCAGATATGAGAGACCCCAAGCAGGCAGGTTCAGACAATTCTGGCAGTTCGGATGCGAGCTTATAGGTGCAGAATCTCCACAAGCAGAAGCAGAGGTTATAGCATTAGCAGAACATGGTCTAAGGAAACTAGGCCTTGAAGAGTTCAGATTACATATAGGACACCTAGGCATACTCAGAGGCATACTAGAAGATGCTGGGATAAAAGGGAAACAACAGGATAAGATAATGGGTCTGATCGATAAAGGAGATGTTAAAGAACTCCAAGACCACCTAGAAAAGATAAGAATAGATAAAGATGCCGAGAAATTATTATTATCCCTTATAGACATGAAAGGTTCCCTAGAGGTGCTTGGAGTGGTTGAAGACCTTATAGGTGGTTGTGAACTTGCAATGGAATCCCTAGATGACCTCAAGGAACTTATAAAACTCCTAGATGATTTTAAAGTTGAAAACTATAAATTAGATCTTGGAATCGCCAGAGGCCTAGATTATTATACTGGCATAGTCTTTGAAATATATGTACCATCACTGGGAGCTCAAAAACAGGTTTGTGGTGGGGGCACATACAACCTCATAGAATTATTTAGTGGTGAAAAACTCCAATCAACAGGATTCGCATTCGGATTCGACAGACTCATAACAGCCCTGGAAAAACAAGAGAAAAAAAGTGGAGGTTTCCAATTCGCCAAGGTTTTCGTGGCCCCGGTTTCGGATTCAACCCGTAGGGTGGCCTATAGGATTGTTCAGGATCTTCGAAATGCGGGTATAGCCTCGGATGTTGATCTTTCCGGGCGAAAACTGAGGAAAACATTGTCATATGCAGATCATCTGAACGTGGAAAAGGTCATCCTTGTAGGTGAAAGGGACCTTAAAGAGGGGAAAGTCAC